From the Hymenobacter yonginensis genome, one window contains:
- a CDS encoding cytochrome b/b6 domain-containing protein: MTSSPNSSPNATGPKRNSLGLRIWHWANSGLVLAQLMTILFLFVIVKVKTLAPEFSKVLADQGVAIAPDKLRGLTRIVAHRIWDWHIWIGITISVLLAYRVLVSFRQRGGQRTAAKLARLKSRVAAGEPGSTKAVWVRYSYRAFYVVLAVMVVTGMILVFEDNFRSIEHTMKEIHEFSMYVVLAFVVAHIVGVFRAEVTDEPGITSDMINGGEPVEEA, translated from the coding sequence ATGACTTCTTCCCCTAACTCTTCGCCCAACGCCACGGGCCCCAAACGTAATTCGCTGGGTTTGCGCATCTGGCACTGGGCCAATTCCGGCCTCGTGCTGGCCCAACTGATGACCATTCTGTTTCTGTTCGTCATCGTGAAGGTGAAGACGCTGGCGCCGGAGTTCAGCAAGGTGCTGGCCGACCAGGGCGTGGCCATTGCGCCCGACAAGCTGCGCGGCCTCACGCGCATTGTGGCGCACCGCATCTGGGACTGGCATATCTGGATTGGCATTACCATTTCGGTGTTGCTGGCCTACCGCGTGCTGGTGAGCTTCCGGCAGCGGGGCGGGCAGCGCACCGCCGCCAAGCTGGCCCGCCTCAAAAGCCGCGTAGCCGCCGGCGAGCCGGGCTCCACCAAAGCCGTGTGGGTGCGCTACAGCTACCGCGCCTTCTATGTGGTGCTGGCCGTGATGGTGGTGACGGGCATGATTCTGGTCTTCGAAGACAACTTCCGCAGCATCGAGCACACGATGAAGGAAATCCACGAATTCTCGATGTATGTGGTGCTGGCCTTCGTGGTGGCCCACATCGTAGGCGTGTTCCGCGCCGAAGTCACCGACGAGCCCGGCATTACGTCGGACATGATTAACGGCGGTGAGCCGGTAGAGGAAGCGTAG
- a CDS encoding NAD(P)-dependent alcohol dehydrogenase: MTAAKGYAAHTVNAPLAPFDFERRDVGPHDVRIEIMFCGVCHSDVHQVRDEWGGSIFPMVPGHEIVGRVTEVGAHVKGFKAGDLAGVGCMVDSCQHCAECNDGLEQYCDNGFTGTYNAIGKDGQPTYGGYSNSIVVTEKFVLHVSEKLDLARVAPLLCAGITTWSPLRQWNAKKGDRVAVMGLGGLGHMAVKFAAAMGCEVTVLSTSPSKEEDAKALGAHKFVVTKDPEAMKGISNYFDLIINTVSAPMDLTPYVASLRLDGTMVLLGVPPEAPQLHAFNLIAKRRRIAGSLIGGIQETQEMLDFCAEHNVMSDVEVIRMDYINEAYERMMKSDVKYRFVIDLATI, from the coding sequence ATGACTGCAGCCAAAGGCTACGCCGCTCACACGGTAAACGCTCCCCTTGCTCCCTTCGATTTTGAGCGCCGCGACGTCGGCCCGCACGACGTGCGCATTGAAATTATGTTCTGTGGCGTGTGCCACTCCGACGTGCATCAGGTGCGCGACGAGTGGGGCGGCTCGATCTTCCCAATGGTGCCCGGCCACGAAATTGTGGGCCGCGTAACCGAAGTAGGTGCCCACGTAAAAGGCTTCAAAGCCGGCGACCTGGCCGGCGTGGGCTGCATGGTGGACTCCTGCCAGCACTGCGCCGAGTGCAACGACGGCCTGGAGCAGTACTGCGACAATGGCTTCACCGGTACCTACAACGCCATCGGTAAAGACGGCCAGCCTACTTACGGTGGCTATTCCAACAGCATTGTGGTAACGGAGAAATTCGTGCTGCATGTATCCGAAAAGCTGGATCTGGCCCGCGTGGCGCCGCTGCTGTGCGCTGGTATCACCACTTGGTCGCCGCTGCGCCAGTGGAACGCCAAGAAAGGCGACCGGGTAGCCGTAATGGGCCTCGGCGGTCTGGGCCACATGGCTGTGAAATTCGCCGCCGCTATGGGCTGCGAAGTAACTGTGCTCAGCACCTCGCCTTCCAAGGAAGAAGATGCCAAAGCTCTGGGTGCTCACAAATTCGTGGTTACCAAGGATCCTGAGGCCATGAAAGGCATCAGCAACTACTTCGACCTGATCATCAACACCGTGTCGGCCCCGATGGACCTGACGCCCTACGTGGCCAGCCTGCGCCTCGATGGTACGATGGTGCTGCTGGGCGTACCGCCAGAAGCGCCGCAGCTGCACGCCTTCAACCTCATTGCCAAGCGCCGTCGCATTGCCGGCTCGCTAATTGGTGGTATCCAGGAAACCCAGGAAATGCTGGATTTCTGCGCCGAGCACAACGTAATGAGCGACGTGGAAGTAATCCGCATGGACTACATCAACGAAGCCTACGAGCGGATGATGAAGTCCGACGTGAAGTACCGCTTCGTTATCGACCTGGCCACGATTTAA
- a CDS encoding serine hydrolase encodes MTHTLLRPCLLAASLAFATAAQAQTPAPNRFITDSLDSYIRRGMQKWDVPGLAVVVVKDGQVVVQKGYGVRQVGKPEPVDANTLFMIASNTKLFTGTALAKLDGEGKIGLDERVTKYLPDFRLYDSTASRLVTVRDLMSHHLGFKTFQGDFTFFKSNLERAEIVRRMRLMQPTRQFRKDYGYSNSAFVAAGEVIPATTGGTSWETYVQQNLLQPLGMTSTFVSSAGFGQRPNIAYAYSNTFGPLARVPFDNWDNMAPCASMVSNVTDLGKWLRFQLDSGRYEGRQVLPWAALRKTRDANTIISSRKSGLYPMHFVTYGLGVEAADYNGRQVFWHTGGASGEVSNVCFVPEAGLGIAVLTNNDNQSFFEALRYQLLDSYLGMPYVDRSAQALARRKAGQSTAPDPTAALAARVSKKAKAPLQLSAYTGEYENPLFGRIQISQKGKQLLITIPNHPGLTATLDYMDGQEFRATYSDLVFGVMPAKFVVADGKVQTVELRVNDYVEEDPYVFARK; translated from the coding sequence ATGACACATACCCTCCTCCGCCCCTGCCTGCTGGCCGCCAGCCTGGCTTTCGCCACCGCCGCCCAGGCTCAGACGCCCGCCCCCAACCGCTTCATCACCGACAGCCTCGACAGCTACATCCGGCGCGGCATGCAGAAGTGGGACGTGCCGGGGCTGGCGGTGGTGGTAGTGAAGGATGGGCAGGTGGTGGTGCAAAAGGGCTACGGCGTGCGGCAGGTAGGCAAGCCCGAACCCGTGGACGCCAATACGCTGTTTATGATTGCCTCCAACACCAAGCTGTTCACCGGCACGGCCCTGGCCAAGCTCGATGGGGAGGGCAAAATCGGGTTGGATGAGCGCGTGACCAAGTACCTGCCCGACTTCCGTCTCTACGATTCCACCGCCTCGCGCCTGGTAACGGTGCGCGACCTGATGAGCCACCACCTGGGCTTCAAGACGTTTCAGGGCGACTTCACCTTCTTCAAGTCCAACCTGGAGCGGGCCGAAATTGTGCGCCGCATGCGCCTGATGCAGCCCACCCGCCAGTTTCGCAAAGACTACGGTTACTCCAACTCGGCCTTTGTAGCGGCGGGCGAGGTAATACCGGCCACCACCGGCGGCACCAGCTGGGAAACCTACGTGCAGCAGAATCTGCTGCAACCGCTGGGCATGACCAGCACCTTCGTGTCGTCGGCCGGGTTTGGGCAGCGGCCCAACATTGCTTACGCCTATTCCAACACCTTCGGGCCGCTGGCGCGGGTACCGTTTGATAACTGGGACAATATGGCCCCCTGCGCCAGCATGGTATCCAACGTCACGGACCTGGGCAAGTGGCTCCGCTTCCAGCTGGATAGTGGCCGCTACGAGGGCCGGCAGGTGCTGCCCTGGGCCGCGCTGCGCAAAACCCGCGACGCCAACACCATCATCAGCAGCCGCAAATCGGGCTTGTACCCCATGCACTTCGTCACCTACGGGCTGGGCGTGGAGGCCGCCGACTACAACGGCCGGCAGGTGTTCTGGCACACCGGCGGGGCCTCGGGCGAAGTCAGCAACGTGTGCTTCGTACCGGAAGCCGGCCTGGGCATTGCCGTACTCACCAACAACGACAACCAGAGCTTCTTCGAGGCCCTGCGCTACCAGCTGCTAGACAGCTACCTGGGCATGCCCTACGTAGACCGCAGCGCCCAGGCCCTAGCCCGCCGCAAGGCCGGCCAAAGCACCGCTCCCGACCCCACGGCCGCTCTGGCTGCCCGCGTAAGCAAGAAAGCCAAAGCCCCGCTGCAACTCAGCGCCTATACAGGCGAGTACGAAAACCCGCTGTTCGGCCGCATCCAGATCAGCCAGAAAGGCAAGCAGCTGCTCATCACCATCCCCAACCACCCCGGCCTCACCGCTACCCTCGACTACATGGACGGCCAGGAATTCCGCGCCACCTACTCCGACCTGGTGTTTGGGGTGATGCCGGCCAAGTTCGTGGTAGCCGATGGCAAGGTGCAGACTGTGGAGCTGCGCGTGAACGACTACGTAGAGGAAGACCCGTACGTGTTTGCACGCAAGTAA
- a CDS encoding pyridoxal phosphate-dependent aminotransferase: MLQLSQRGVALPASPYRKLTPYADAARQRGLVVHPLNIGQPDIETPPAMLAAVQQASIGVLEYSPTAGYLSYRHKLADYYQRLGLPVVADDVLVTTGGSEAISFALLGCLDPGDELIIPEPFYGPYSAFAVATGTHVVAVTARLEDNFALPPIAEFERKITPRTKAILICSPNNPTGYVYSRQEMEQLKDLCLRHNLYLLSDEAYREFCYDAEYTSALHLHGADDHIVLLDTISKRYSACGARIGAIVTKNRALRDVFFKLAQLRVSPPGLGQLLAEAAADLPDTYFDHTKAEYLARRDLMLRRLREMPGVQVPTPSGAFYVIAHLPVDDADRFAQWLLESFSHHGQTLMISPASGFYATPGLGRQQVRLAYVVNQEVIGQAMDCLAAALEQYPGRTLV, from the coding sequence ATGCTTCAGCTTTCTCAGCGCGGCGTAGCTCTGCCCGCTTCTCCGTACCGCAAACTCACGCCCTACGCCGATGCCGCCCGCCAGCGTGGCCTGGTGGTGCACCCGCTCAACATCGGCCAGCCCGATATCGAAACCCCGCCGGCCATGCTGGCGGCCGTGCAGCAGGCCAGCATCGGGGTGCTGGAATACAGCCCCACGGCCGGCTACCTCAGCTACCGCCACAAGCTGGCCGACTACTACCAGCGCCTGGGGTTACCGGTGGTGGCCGACGACGTGCTGGTGACGACCGGCGGCAGTGAGGCCATTTCGTTTGCCCTGCTGGGCTGCCTCGACCCCGGCGACGAGCTGATTATCCCGGAGCCGTTCTACGGGCCCTACTCGGCGTTTGCGGTGGCTACTGGCACCCACGTGGTAGCCGTGACGGCCCGCCTGGAAGACAACTTCGCCCTGCCGCCCATCGCGGAGTTCGAACGCAAAATCACGCCCCGCACCAAGGCTATCCTGATCTGCAGCCCCAACAACCCCACCGGCTACGTGTATAGCCGCCAGGAAATGGAGCAGCTCAAGGACCTGTGTTTGCGCCACAACCTCTATCTGCTCTCCGACGAAGCTTACCGCGAGTTCTGCTACGACGCCGAGTACACCAGCGCCCTGCACCTGCACGGCGCCGACGACCACATCGTGCTGCTCGACACCATCTCGAAGCGGTACAGCGCCTGCGGGGCGCGCATCGGGGCCATCGTCACCAAGAACCGGGCCCTGCGCGACGTATTCTTCAAGCTGGCCCAGCTGCGGGTGAGCCCGCCGGGCCTGGGCCAGCTGCTGGCCGAAGCCGCCGCCGACCTGCCCGACACCTACTTCGACCACACCAAAGCCGAGTACCTGGCCCGCCGCGACCTGATGCTGCGCCGCCTGCGTGAGATGCCCGGCGTGCAGGTGCCCACGCCCAGCGGCGCGTTCTACGTCATTGCTCACCTGCCCGTAGACGATGCCGACCGGTTTGCGCAGTGGCTGCTCGAAAGCTTCAGCCACCACGGCCAGACGCTGATGATTTCGCCGGCCTCGGGCTTCTACGCCACGCCCGGCCTGGGCCGCCAGCAGGTGCGCCTGGCTTACGTAGTCAACCAGGAAGTCATCGGCCAAGCCATGGACTGCCTGGCCGCCGCGCTGGAGCAGTACCCCGGCCGCACGCTGGTGTAA
- a CDS encoding DinB family protein: MNSPASLPEHWLRGPLPGFSPLLQPLAYALLQARDEVATALHHFPDHLLGARPAGVASVGFHLRHLAGVLSRMQTYAARQPLSEEQFRYLAAETTDDAAASTPALLRQFGEAVEQMLTTLRSTPEATLPEFRPVGRQALPSTVMGLLTHAAEHTTRHTGQLLVTARVVQAAEGHS; the protein is encoded by the coding sequence ATGAACTCTCCCGCGTCTCTCCCGGAACACTGGCTGCGTGGCCCGCTGCCGGGCTTCTCCCCGCTGCTGCAGCCCCTGGCCTACGCCCTGCTGCAGGCCCGCGACGAAGTAGCCACCGCCCTCCACCACTTCCCCGACCACCTGCTGGGCGCGCGGCCGGCCGGCGTGGCCTCGGTGGGGTTTCATCTACGCCACCTAGCCGGCGTGCTCAGCCGCATGCAGACCTACGCCGCCCGTCAGCCCCTCAGCGAAGAGCAGTTCCGCTACCTAGCCGCCGAAACTACGGATGATGCCGCCGCCAGCACCCCCGCGCTGCTGCGGCAGTTTGGAGAGGCCGTGGAGCAGATGCTGACTACGCTGCGCAGCACGCCGGAAGCCACGCTGCCGGAATTCCGGCCGGTGGGGCGGCAGGCCCTGCCCAGCACCGTGATGGGTTTGCTCACGCACGCCGCCGAGCACACCACGCGCCACACCGGCCAACTGCTGGTAACGGCCCGAGTGGTGCAGGCCGCCGAAGGGCATTCGTAA
- a CDS encoding M12 family metallopeptidase, with translation MRKHSFSGLTAAVALSTISLIGCNKDQDNAAQPAQLEQAQDAKAEEAYPGQTGAAKAGEWGGQPISYQEINGEKVYEGDILLTQEQVEASQSQDPGRPGSAGRTTGRWPSGVVYYTIDTALPNQARVTDAIAHWQANSPIRFVPRTTQTNYVTFRVGSGCSSNIGMIGSRQYINLASGCSTGNTIHEIGHALGLFHEQTRNDRDTYVNILTQNIQAGYEGNFTKYSGLGYGGTDYGVLDFGSIMMYGSFSFSSNGQPTITKKDGSTFNIQRTGLSAGDKTGIDAMY, from the coding sequence ATGCGCAAACACTCTTTTTCCGGACTAACCGCCGCAGTAGCACTTAGCACTATTTCGCTAATCGGTTGCAACAAGGACCAAGACAATGCCGCTCAGCCCGCCCAGCTGGAGCAGGCGCAGGATGCCAAAGCCGAAGAGGCCTACCCCGGCCAGACCGGCGCGGCCAAAGCAGGCGAATGGGGCGGCCAGCCCATCAGCTACCAGGAAATCAACGGCGAGAAAGTATACGAGGGCGACATTCTGCTCACGCAGGAGCAGGTAGAAGCCAGCCAGAGCCAGGACCCCGGCCGCCCCGGCAGCGCCGGCCGCACCACCGGCCGCTGGCCGTCGGGCGTGGTGTACTACACCATTGATACCGCCCTGCCCAACCAGGCCCGGGTGACGGATGCCATTGCCCACTGGCAGGCCAACTCGCCTATCCGCTTCGTGCCCCGCACCACCCAGACCAACTACGTGACGTTCCGGGTGGGCTCGGGCTGCTCCTCCAACATCGGCATGATCGGGAGCCGCCAGTACATCAACCTGGCTTCGGGCTGCTCCACGGGCAACACCATCCACGAAATCGGGCACGCACTGGGCCTGTTCCATGAGCAGACCCGCAACGACCGGGACACCTATGTGAACATCCTCACCCAGAACATTCAGGCCGGCTACGAAGGCAACTTCACCAAGTACTCGGGCCTGGGTTACGGCGGCACCGACTACGGCGTGCTCGACTTCGGCTCCATCATGATGTACGGCTCGTTCTCGTTTTCCTCGAACGGCCAGCCCACCATCACCAAGAAAGACGGCTCGACCTTCAACATCCAGCGCACCGGCCTCTCAGCCGGCGACAAAACCGGCATCGACGCCATGTACTAG
- a CDS encoding DUF4397 domain-containing protein, producing MKHALLLALSATAILFSACAKDDDLPAPAAAPTAPSPVVPPVVNPGYVRVVNNLAVRPGSNVQQGAVQLQVDFQSLGPAAAIATASPYQALSSGERAVQVALPVSSGSGWVSFSRLPIAKDQRYSLFTYSNGSQTSARVVQEAALPAPVAGKAQLRVLNLAAESTPVRIEESAAPAALYPEVAWGSITGYQAVDARAYTLYASRTNGNYDPLFNQAVTLVPGKAYTLVLRGSNYPDVVAPEKLAFDLIEDE from the coding sequence ATGAAACACGCCCTACTCCTCGCGCTATCTGCTACGGCCATACTGTTTTCGGCCTGTGCCAAAGACGACGACCTACCCGCACCTGCCGCTGCTCCAACTGCCCCCTCGCCCGTGGTGCCCCCCGTGGTGAATCCCGGCTACGTGCGGGTGGTCAACAACCTGGCCGTGCGCCCCGGCAGCAACGTGCAGCAGGGCGCCGTGCAGCTCCAAGTGGACTTTCAGTCGCTGGGGCCCGCTGCCGCCATTGCTACGGCATCACCCTACCAGGCGCTGTCGTCTGGCGAGCGGGCGGTGCAGGTGGCGCTGCCGGTCAGCTCCGGCTCCGGCTGGGTGTCGTTCAGCCGGCTGCCGATTGCCAAAGACCAGCGCTATTCCCTGTTCACGTATAGCAACGGCAGCCAGACGTCGGCGCGGGTAGTGCAGGAGGCGGCGCTGCCGGCTCCCGTGGCCGGCAAGGCCCAATTGCGGGTGCTCAACCTGGCCGCCGAATCCACGCCGGTGCGCATTGAGGAGTCGGCCGCGCCTGCTGCTCTCTACCCGGAAGTGGCCTGGGGCTCCATCACCGGCTATCAGGCCGTGGACGCCCGCGCCTACACGCTCTACGCTTCGCGCACCAACGGCAACTACGACCCGCTGTTCAACCAGGCCGTGACGCTGGTGCCCGGCAAAGCCTACACCCTGGTGCTGCGCGGCAGTAACTATCCTGATGTCGTAGCCCCCGAGAAACTGGCCTTCGACCTGATAGAGGACGAATAG
- a CDS encoding M16 family metallopeptidase, whose product MKKPLLFLLPALATLGLTQCQTSKPATTAATATPAASPEAPKQKEYKYQTVEGDPLKARIYTLDNGLTVYLSDYDDAPRIQTYLAVRAGSKNDPATATGLAHYLEHMVFKGTSRLGTQNWAAEKVELAKIEALYEQYRAQRNDPAARKRTYHQIDSISSVAAKYAVANEYDKVMGAIGAKGSNAYTSVEQTVYQEDIPSNQLEKWAAIQSERLGEMVPRLFHTELEAVYEEKNRGLDNDFSKEYEALNRSLYQKHEYGTQTTIGTIEHLQNPSITEIKRYFDKYYVPNNVALCLSGDLDYDQTIRVIDQYFGRLQSKPVPAFTPAQEAPITAPLVTEIVGPDAENVMLGFRFPGTTTREALVLRMVDKLLSNGQAGLIDLNLNQQQKVLQAASFTDINNDYSSHILYATPRQGQKLEEVRDLLLAQLDKVKKGDFPDWLIPAIINNEQLQRTKSYENNESRAGAFVAAFVARTDWKDYLKQINDFGTITKEEVMRVANQYYGPGYAAIYKRTGKDANAVKVVKPAITPVPVNREVASDFYKQVTGLSSPELQPVFVDYKKDIQEVKLASGVPVYYTRNTENNLFNLFYVLDLGTNNDPKLGLATDYLQYLGTDKYTAAQLQQEFYKLGCSFAVQSGQDRTTVSLSGLDSNFEPALQLFESLLAAPKPDAAALKNMVAGVLKSRQDAKLNKQVILSQAMVNFAKYGPKNPFTTQLSEKELKALKPEQLTATIKTIPTYQHRVLYYGPRAATNEPLAVYKGQDPRPNGNGVIGGGLIWTLNALHRGPAKLTPTPAAKDFAEQAMNQRKVYWVDYNMVQAEILFLTKGTIYDKALVPTTSLYNEYFGGSMGSIVFQELRESKALAYSASSRYANADKAGRSSYNLSYIGTQSDKLPEAMAGMNTLLNDMPVAEANLQIAKNAIRNSIATERITKADILLSYERARRLGLDYDLRRDVYEQTPNMSFQDLQKFQQARVKGQNQTILVIGSKDRLNFKELAKYGQVQQLTLKEIFGY is encoded by the coding sequence GTGAAAAAACCGCTTCTGTTTCTACTTCCGGCCCTGGCCACGCTCGGTCTTACCCAATGCCAGACCAGCAAGCCCGCTACCACGGCAGCCACCGCTACCCCCGCCGCCAGCCCGGAAGCTCCCAAGCAGAAAGAGTACAAGTACCAGACCGTAGAAGGCGACCCGCTGAAAGCCCGCATCTACACGCTGGATAACGGCCTGACCGTTTACCTCTCCGACTACGACGACGCCCCGCGCATCCAGACTTACCTGGCCGTGCGCGCCGGCTCCAAGAACGACCCGGCCACCGCTACCGGCCTGGCGCACTACCTAGAGCACATGGTGTTCAAAGGCACCTCCCGGCTGGGCACCCAGAACTGGGCTGCCGAGAAAGTGGAACTGGCCAAGATTGAGGCCCTCTACGAGCAATACCGCGCCCAGCGCAACGACCCCGCCGCCCGCAAGCGCACTTACCACCAGATCGACTCGATTTCCAGCGTGGCGGCCAAGTACGCCGTGGCTAATGAGTACGACAAGGTAATGGGCGCCATCGGGGCCAAGGGCTCTAACGCCTACACCTCGGTGGAGCAGACGGTGTATCAGGAAGACATTCCGAGCAACCAGCTGGAGAAGTGGGCCGCCATCCAGAGCGAGCGACTGGGCGAGATGGTGCCGCGCCTGTTCCACACCGAGCTGGAGGCCGTGTACGAGGAGAAAAACCGCGGCCTCGACAACGACTTCAGCAAAGAGTATGAGGCTCTGAACCGGAGCCTCTACCAGAAGCACGAGTACGGCACCCAGACCACCATCGGCACCATCGAGCACCTGCAGAACCCGTCCATCACGGAGATTAAGCGGTATTTCGACAAGTACTACGTGCCCAACAACGTGGCGCTCTGCCTGAGCGGCGACCTGGATTACGACCAGACCATCCGCGTCATCGACCAGTACTTCGGCCGGCTGCAAAGCAAGCCGGTGCCGGCCTTCACGCCCGCCCAAGAAGCGCCCATCACGGCGCCTCTCGTGACGGAGATTGTGGGCCCCGACGCTGAAAACGTAATGCTCGGCTTCCGCTTCCCCGGCACGACTACGCGCGAGGCGCTGGTGCTGCGCATGGTGGACAAGCTGCTGAGCAACGGCCAGGCTGGTTTGATTGACCTGAACCTGAATCAGCAGCAGAAGGTGCTGCAGGCGGCCTCGTTCACCGACATCAACAACGATTACTCCTCGCATATCCTCTACGCCACGCCCCGCCAGGGCCAGAAGCTGGAGGAGGTGCGCGACCTGCTGCTCGCCCAGCTCGACAAGGTGAAAAAGGGCGACTTCCCCGACTGGCTGATTCCAGCCATCATCAACAACGAGCAGCTGCAGCGCACCAAAAGCTACGAAAACAACGAGTCCCGCGCCGGCGCCTTCGTGGCCGCCTTCGTGGCCCGCACGGACTGGAAGGACTACCTGAAGCAGATCAACGACTTCGGCACCATCACCAAGGAAGAGGTGATGCGCGTGGCCAACCAGTACTACGGTCCCGGCTACGCGGCCATCTACAAGCGCACCGGCAAAGACGCCAACGCCGTGAAAGTGGTGAAGCCGGCCATTACGCCGGTGCCCGTGAACCGCGAAGTGGCCTCCGACTTCTACAAGCAGGTAACCGGCCTGAGCAGCCCCGAGCTGCAGCCGGTGTTCGTGGATTACAAGAAGGACATTCAGGAAGTGAAGCTGGCCTCGGGCGTGCCGGTGTACTACACCCGCAACACCGAAAACAACCTCTTCAACCTGTTCTACGTGCTCGACCTGGGCACCAACAACGACCCCAAGCTGGGCCTCGCCACCGACTACTTGCAGTACCTGGGCACCGACAAATACACGGCCGCGCAGCTGCAGCAGGAGTTCTACAAGCTGGGCTGCTCCTTCGCGGTGCAGAGCGGGCAGGACCGCACTACCGTCAGCCTTTCCGGCCTCGACAGCAACTTCGAGCCGGCTTTGCAGCTGTTCGAAAGCCTGCTGGCCGCGCCCAAGCCCGATGCCGCGGCCCTCAAAAACATGGTGGCCGGCGTGCTGAAGTCGCGCCAGGATGCCAAGCTCAACAAGCAGGTGATTCTGAGCCAGGCCATGGTAAATTTCGCCAAGTACGGCCCCAAAAACCCCTTCACCACGCAGCTGAGCGAGAAAGAGCTGAAGGCCCTGAAACCCGAGCAGCTCACCGCCACCATCAAAACCATCCCGACCTACCAGCACCGCGTGCTGTACTACGGGCCGCGGGCGGCAACCAATGAACCGTTGGCTGTTTACAAAGGGCAAGATCCACGCCCAAATGGGAATGGCGTTATTGGAGGAGGACTGATCTGGACGTTGAACGCCTTGCACCGCGGCCCGGCCAAGCTCACCCCTACCCCGGCGGCCAAGGACTTCGCGGAGCAGGCCATGAACCAGCGCAAGGTGTACTGGGTGGACTACAATATGGTGCAGGCCGAAATCCTGTTCCTGACCAAAGGCACCATCTACGACAAGGCCCTAGTGCCGACCACCAGCCTCTACAACGAGTACTTCGGCGGCAGCATGGGCAGCATCGTGTTTCAGGAGCTGCGCGAGAGCAAGGCGCTGGCTTACTCCGCCTCGTCGCGCTACGCCAATGCTGATAAGGCCGGCCGCAGCAGCTACAACCTCAGCTACATCGGCACCCAGAGCGACAAGCTGCCCGAGGCCATGGCCGGCATGAACACGCTGCTCAACGACATGCCCGTGGCCGAAGCCAACCTGCAAATCGCTAAGAACGCCATCCGCAACAGCATCGCCACAGAGCGCATCACCAAGGCCGACATCCTGCTCAGCTACGAGCGCGCCCGCCGCCTCGGCCTCGACTACGACCTGCGCCGCGACGTGTATGAGCAGACGCCTAACATGAGCTTCCAGGACCTGCAGAAGTTTCAGCAGGCCCGCGTGAAAGGCCAGAACCAAACCATTCTGGTGATTGGCTCCAAAGACCGCCTCAATTTCAAGGAGCTGGCCAAGTACGGCCAGGTCCAGCAACTTACCCTGAAAGAAATTTTCGGGTATTGA